GTCCGCTGGCTGAGGTGAAGCAATACTTCGGGGTAGAGTAGTTTTTGCCGTCAAGGCAGCCTGTATGGTTGTGCTGAATGCGTTGAATGTAAGGTTTGTGTTACGGGAGCTGTTGAGCCTTGTCAGGCTAGGTGCTTAGCCCTGTTTTGATGCCGCCTACCTGCTCAACTCATTTAGTAGCCGTGTCAAAGAGCAACACACCACCTTTGCAGCCCGATCCGGGGTCGCCGCAACCTGAGCGCACCGTTCAGGAGTATATTGACGAACGCCCAATCTGGGCCGACGGCACGACCACGCCCACAACGCCGATGACGGTGATGCAGTGGCGTATCTGGATGTTGGCCACGGCGGGGAAATTCTTCGAGGGCATGGTCGTTTTTATGACGGGCGTGGCGCTGCCGCTGGTCACCGAGGAATTCGCCTTGAATGCCTCGGACACAGGCTTTGTGACGGCGGCGACGCTGGCCGGTATTTTGGTGGGAGCCTCGGCGCTCGGTGGCTTATCTGACCTGTGGGGGCGCAAGCGAATGTTCATCCTGGAGATGATTATCTTTACGGTGTTCCTGACGGCGCTTTGCTTTGCACCCAATTTTATTGTGCTAGTGATTTGCCTGTTCGGCGTTGGCATTGCGCTCGGGTGCGACTACCCGACGGCCCACTTGGTTATTTCGGAAAGTATCCCCACGGTCATGCGCGGTCGGCTGGTGTTGAGTGCATTTGCATTTCAGGCGGTGGGCGCGTTGGCAGGGACGCTGATTGGGCTGGTACTCCTGATGAAGGACCCGGATGTCGGTGCCTGGCGCTGGATGTATGCCACTGCGATTTTTCCGGCGATACTGGTGATCATCGGGCGTTTTTATGTGACGGACAGCATCCACTGGCTGGTGTCCAAGGGCCGGATGGAAGACGCGGAGTATGAGACGCATCGTCTGCTCAAGCGCCATCCGCAATACCCGAAGCATGTCCGGCTCAAAAGCCCTCATGACGACAGCAAACCCAAGCCGAAATCGAACTACTTTTCGCTCTTTAACAAGGATAACCGCAAGGCGACTATCCTGGCCTCATTGCCTTGGTTTTTGCAGGATTTGGGCACCTACGGCATTGGCATTTTTACACCGACGATCCTGGCCGCGATGATCGGTGCCAGGACGCAGGAAAACACGATCAAGGACATCATCCACAACGACATGCTGGCTTCGAAGGGCTCAGCGATCATGGACTTGCTGTTCGTGTTCGGCATTATCTTTGCCATCTTGCTGGTGGACAAGGTTGGCCGGATAAAACTGCAAATCGTGGGCTTTGTGGGCTGCGCGGTTGGTTTGCTGTTGGCGGCGTTGTCAATGAATCCAGACGGCAGTAATAATATGCTGCTGCTCTTCGTGGGCTTCATGCTGTTCTTCTTCATGACGAATCTTGGGCCGAATGCGATGACCTACCTGCTGGCCGGGGAGGTGTTCCCAACGCACGTGCGCGGCATGGGGGCGGGCTTTGCGGCGTCGTTTGCCAAGATTGGTGCGGTGCTCACGGCGTTCTTATTCCCGATTTTATTGGCCCATATCGGTACGACCATGCTGCTTTATGCACTGGTGGTGACATCGCTCATTGGTGCCGTGGTCACCTTTGTTTTTGCCATTGAAACGAAGGGGCTCAGCCTGGAAAGCATTGGGCAAAAGCAAACCGACGAGGAGATCGACCGCGAACGGGAAGCCGATGCGGATCTCGTTTAAATCGCTGAGCATGAAGCGGGAACAAGGTGCATCATGGCCTGTCCCGCTTTTTTGTTCGCCAGAGCTGGCCTGATTAACTAGGTCAGCATGCTTTAAAAAAAAGCGCAACCGCGCTGCTACATCTATTCCTAAAACCCGAACTATGAACATCTGCTGTATTGGAGCCGGTTATGTGGGCGGACCCACGATGGCCATGATCGCACTGAAGTGCCCGGAGCACCGTGTGACCGTGGTCGACATTAATGAGAAGCGCATCGCTGCCTGGAACTCCGATGAGTTGCCCGTTTACGAGCCGGGGCTGGATGATGTTGTGCGTGAAGCGCGCGGGCGTAACCTGTTTTTCTCGACTAGCGTCAATGAGGCGATCGCCGATGCGGACATGATTTTCATTTCCGTCAACACGCCGACGAAAACTTACGGCGTGGGCGCTGGCAAAGCGGCGGACTTGAAGTTCATCGAAAAGTGCGCGCGTCAGATTGCCGACGTGGCCAAGGGCAACATCATCGTGGTGGAAAAATCCACCCTGCCGGTGCGCACTGCCGAATCGATTCGCCGCATTCTGGAAGGCTGTGGCGGCGACTTCACTTTCCAGGTTTTATCCAATCCCGAGTTTCTCGCCGAAGGCACCGCGATGAAAGACCTCAATGAGCCCGACCGTGTGCTCATTGGCGGCGAGCAGACGCCGGAGGGTGAGCAAGCCGCGCAGACGCTGGTCGATGTTTACGCCCATTGGGTGCCTCGCGAGCGAATTCTGACGACCAATGTCTGGTCTTCAGAGCTTTCCAAGCTGACCGCGAATGCCTTTCTGGCGCAGCGCGTTTCGTCGATCAACGCGATCAGCGCACTCTGCGAGGCGACCGAGGCAAATGTGGATGAAGTGGCCCGCGCGATTGGCACCGATAGCCGCATTGGCCCGAAGTTCCTGAAGAGCTCGGTTGGCTTCGGCGGCTCCTGTTTCCAGAAGGATATCCTGAACCTCGTTTACCTGTGCCAGCATTTCGGCCTGCCGGAAGTCGCGAACTATTGGGAGCAGGTCATCGTGATGAACGATTACCAGAAAAGCCGCTTCGTCCGTCGCCTGGTGCGCACGCTTTTTAACACGGTTTCGGACAAGAAGATCGCGATTCTCGGCTTTGCCTTCAAAAAGGACACCAACGACACCCGCGAATCGCCGGCGATCTACGTTTGCCGCGATCTCCTGGAAGAGCAGGCGAATGTCCACATCTACGACCCGAAGGTGAAGGCGACTCAGATTTTCGCCGATCTGGCCCAGGCGCAGACGCATTCCGATGGCTCGGACAATACCGATGTGGTTGTCGAGGAAGACGCCTACGCCGCTTGTCAAAGCGCTCACGCGGTGGCCATTCTCACCGAGTGGGATCAGTTTAAGGAGCTCGATTGGCAGCGCATTTACGATAACATGCTCAAGCCGGCTTTTGTGTTCGACGGGCGTAACGTTCTCGATGTCGACGCTTTGCGAAAAATCGGGTTTGAGGTTTCCGGCATTGGTCGGGTATAAGAAGTCTTTTATTTATGTGCGGAATTGTTGGTTACATCGGTAAGCAGAAGGCTAGTGCCATTCTGATTGAAGGGTTAAAGCGTTTGGAATACCGGGGTTACGACTCGGCCGGTGTCGCTGTTATCAACGGCGATGGAATCGAGGTGATGAAGAAAACCGGTCGCGTCGAAAACGTCGCTGCTCTCGTCAACAAGCGCAACTCCAGCTCTAACATCGGGATCAGCCACACTCGCTGGGCAACCCACGGTGGCGTAACAGACGCCAATGCGCACCCGCACTTGTCGTGTGATGGACGCATCTCGATCGTTCACAACGGCGTGATTGAAAATCACGAGGCCCTGCGTCGCTTCCTGAAGCAGGAAGGTATGACTTTCTCCAGTGAGACCGACACCGAAGTGCTCGTCAATCTGATCGCCTACCATTACTCCCGCGAGACGCTGGAGGGTGAGGGCATAGCCCGCCTGATTGCCGCAGTGCGCCATAGCCTTCGTCTCGTCGAGGGCACCTACGGCATCGCCGTTCTTTCCCCGGATTTGCCGGGAGACATCGTGGGCGCGCGCAAAGGTAGCCCGCTCTGCCTGGGCATTGGCAACGGTGAGAATCTGCTCGCCAGTGACGTTTCCGCCTTTGTCGGACGCACGCAAAATGTGGTCTATCTCGATGATGGCCAGATCTGCCACCTGACCGCCGACGAGTTTTCCATCACGACGATTAGCGAGAACGAAGAGGCGATTGACCCCGTCATCAACCAGATTGACTGGAAGATTGAGCAAGCGGAACTCGGTGCCTTCAGCCACTACATGGAGAAGGAAATTTTCGAGCAGCCGACTGCTCTGGAAAACGCCATGCGCGGCCGCTTCTCCGATGATGAATCGACGTCCAAATTTGGTGGCCTGAATATCGACGCCCGCGAATTCCGCCATGTGGATCGCATTGTCTTCCTGGCCTGCGGCACCGCTTGGCACGCCTGCCTGGTGGCGGAGTATCTCATTGAGAAATACGCCCGTATTCCAGTGGAGGTCGAATACGCCAGTGAGTTTCGCTACCGCAATGCGCCGTTGGACAAGAACACGCTGGTCTTCGTGATTAGCCAGTCCGGGGAAACACTCGACACCCTGGAGGCGCTGCGCGAGGCCAAGCGCAAAGGATACCGGGTGCTCGGGATCACCAATGGCGTCGGCTCGACGATTGCCCGCGAGACCGATGGCGGTGTTTACCAGCACTCGGGGCCGGAAATCGGCGTTGCCTCGACTAAGGCATTTACCTCACAGGTGTTGATCGCGGGCATGCTCGCCCTGCATCTGGGCCGCATGCGTGACTTGTCCTTCAGTGATGGCCGCGAGATGGTCAAAGCCTTCCGCAGTGTTCCCGGCCTGGTGAGCCAGGTATTGGGCCAGGCCGAGAAGATCAAAGAAATCGCCGCTCAGTATACGAATTACGACGACTTCCTCTTCCTGGGCCGCCAGTCGATGTTCCCCATCGCGCTGGAAGGCGCGCTCAAGCTCAAGGAAATTTCCTATATTCACGCCGAGGGTTACCCGGCGGCGGAAATGAAGCATGGTCCGATTGCGTTAATCAGCGAAGATTGCCCGAGTGTAGTTCTTTCACCGCACGGTGACACATTCTCCAAGGTGCTTTCCAACATTCAGGAAACCCGTGCGCGGAAGGGCAAGGTCATCGCGATCACCAGCGCTGGTAAGGATTTCCCGCAGGATGGTGCAGACGAAGTGATCCACATTCCACAGGCCCACGACTGCATTATGCCGATTTTGGCGACGATTCCGATGCAGCTCTTGGCATACTATATCGCCGTCAACCGCGGTTGCGATGTGGATAAGCCCCGCAACCTCGCCAAGAGCGTTACCGTGGAATAAAAGTGTGGAAGTCTGGTGGTGGAGGTGTGTAGAGGTTAGGTTCTCGAAACGTCCACCCTTCGACCCTTCAGCACTTCAACGCATTTTTGAAAAATGGCTAAACCGAAAATTCTCGTTACCGGCGGCGCTGGTTTTATTGGCAGTGCGCTGGTCTGGGCGCTCAACGAACGCGGGCGCGACGACGTGCTGGTGGTGGATTACCTCGGCCAGGATGAAAAGTGGAAGAACCTCGTGCCACTGAAGTTCGCCGACTACCTGGAGGCGGATGATCTGCTGGAACTGCTGGAGGATGATTACCTGTCTGAAATCGAGACCGTGCTGCATTTGGGGGCCTGCTCGGCCACCACGGAGCGCGATGCCCGCTACCTGATCCACAATAACTTCGAATATACGAAGGAACTCGCACTTTGGTCTTTGGCCAATGATGCGCGCTTTGTCTATGCCTCTTCAGCGGCCACCTACGGGGATGGCGCACACGGGATGGACGACCAGTTGGAGAATTTACACAGCCTGCGGCCGCTCAACATGTATGGCTATTCCAAGCACATGTTTGATTGCTTTGCGCAGCGGGAGGGCTTTCTCGATCAGATTGTCGGCCTGAAGTATTTTAACGTCTTTGGCCCGAACGAGGATCACAAGGGCGATATGCGTAGCGTGGTCCACAAGGCTTTTGGGCAAATATCGGAAACCGGTGGAGTGAAGCTGTTCAAAAGCTATCACCCGGATTACGAAGATGGCGGGCAAATGCGCGACTTCCTTTACGTGAAGGATGCTGTGACGATGACGCTTCATTTGGCCGAGACGAAGGCCGTGGGCGGCCTTTTCAACCTCGGTAGCGGCCAGGCCAATACCTGGGTGTCATTAGTGACGCCGATTTTCGAGGCGCTCAATCTGCCAGTGAATATCGAGTTCATCGAAATGCCCGAGCAACTGCGCGGCAAATACCAATACTTTACGCAAGCGGACACCGCGAAGCTGCAGGGCAGTGGCTTTGGAGGCTGTCAGTTTAGCCTGCCCGAAGCGGTTAAAGACTACGTCGCCAACTACCTGGCCCCAGACAAGCGCCTCGGCGATTAGGCATCCAGATCGGCGTGGTCGATGATGACCAGGCCCGCCTTGGGCTTGCCCTTCCATGCGGTGTTGACGGCTTGGGTGAGCTCTTTGTTTAGGGCATTGTATTGTTGGCGAAGCTGCTTCAGCTGGGTTTGATAGCTTTCTATTTGGAGGCGATCCTGCGTTCCTTGGGGGTTCACAACGCGGCCCATGTTGATTGGAGCCCCGATATTCGCGCCATGCTGGTTGGCTGGCGTGCGGCGCTGTTGGTTTATGATGTGAATTTGAGACTGGATAGCCTGAATCTGATTCTGAATGTTTTCCAATTTAAAGTGCTTAGTATGTTCAATTTTGCTTGAACATTTTTGTTTTTGATGTGTCTTGAATCTTGTGGCGAAAACCCCTTCACCCTCTGGTAATCCTGATGCTGGTAATGATGAGTCATTGCTGGGCATAACTATGGATGAATGGGAGCTATCCGTGATTGAGACGTTTGTTCATGCCGCTCAGCTCATAGGAGTCCCTAAATCGGTGGGCCAGATTTACGGTGTGCTCTACTGCCGTGAAGAGCCGCTTACGATGGATAGCATCATGGCATTGCTTGGCATTAGTAAGGGGTCAGCCAGTATGGGGCTAAAGACCTTACGCCAAATTGGGGCAGTGAAGACGGTTTTCATGATTGGTGACCGCCGCGATTATTACACGCCGGAACTACGGTTGCGTAAATTGGTCTCTGGTTTTATTAGTGACCAAGTGCAGCCTCATCTGGATAGTGGCGTAGAACGCTTGAATCACATGGACTCTCTATTGAGGGAAATTCCGGAAGATCGCCGTTCTTTTGCAGAAAACAGAATCCAGTCGCTGCGTTCCTGGCATAATAAGATGACCACTATCTTGCCAATCGTTCGCAAGCTGCTTTAGCACTTTCATTCGCCGGGCATTCCGTTGGTCCGGTGTCATTAAACAACCGCCCTGATGGGCCTTATTATCAAATCCCGTTCTCAATTGGCTTTCCTGTCCCGGATCCGGCCAAGGGCGGCAGCGTAACGAATTTTGCATGAGTGATCGGACATTAGCCCAAATTAACGAACTCGTCGATGTGGTCATCGCCACCCGAGAGCTTACGCCGCTTATCAACGATTCCGGAGCTTGTTTGATCAATGCGCTTAGAAGCGGCAAAAAAATCCTGACTTGCGGTAACGGTGGTAGTGCCACGGATGCGTTGCACTTGGCTGAAGAATTTGTGGGGCGGTATAAGGGAGATCGAATATCTCTACCCGCCATTTGCCTGAGCGCCGATGTCTCAGTGCTCACCTGTATTGCTAATGATTATGGGTTTGACGCGGTATTCTCACGGGCAGTCGAAGGGCTTGGGCAGCCGGGCGATATCTTGGTGGGAATTTCCACCAGTGGGAACTCGGCAAATATACTCGCTGCATTTTCTGCCGCACGTGCTAAGGGGATGAAGACGATCCTGCTTAGTGGCAAAGATGGTGGTAAGGCACTCGGTCAGTGTGATTTTGAACTGATTGCTCCGAGTAATACGACTGCACGCATTCAGGAAATTCACACGCTAATCTTGCACTGCTGGCTTGAGATGGTTGAGGCAGAAACTTGGAATTAATGGACCTGGACGCAATTATCGATAAGCTCGCCACGGTCAAGGTATTGGTGGTCGGCGACGTCATGCTGGATCACTACATTTGGGGCGACGCGACTCGTATATCCCCAGAGGCACCTGTGCCGGTAGTAAATGTTTTTAATGATTCCTGGTCAGCGGGAGGTGCTGCGAATGTCGCCATGAATTTGACCTCTCTGAAAGCGTCTGCGTCACTGGCTGGCGTTTATGCTGAAGACGAGGCCGGCGATCAGTTGAGAACGATTTTTACACAGGCCGGTGTTGATTTCTCGTCCATGCATTTAACTGCCAGTGCTCCAACCATTCGCAAAACCCGGGTTGTGGTGCAAAAGCAGCAAATCTGCCGTATTGATCGTGAATCGGCCCCAGCCGAGTATGCATTTCCAGGTGGCGAAAAGCTCAAGCAGGCTTTTTCCGGTGCACACGCAGTAATTCTGTCAGACTACGCCAAGGGCGTGGTCACGGATGAGCTGCTGGATGAGGTCGTGGCGATTTGCAAGGACTCCGGGGCTGCTTTATCAGTAGATCCAAAGCCACGTCGCCGCCTGAATTATCAAGGTGCGGCCCTCATGACGCCCAATCGCAGCGAAGCTTTGGAATTAGCAGAAATCTCCGTTGGCTTGCACGACACATTCCCCACTGAGGCTGTTTGCCAGGCAATCTATGAGCGGTATCAACCGCACCGCTTAGTGGTTACATTGGGTGCTGATGGCATGATTTTGGTTGAGGAAGGCAAAATCTTGGGGAGGTTGCCCACGCGCGCGCAGGAAGTTTTTGATGTCTCTGGCGCGGGTGACACCGTTATTGCAGTTCTCACTGCAAGCTTGGCGACTGGAGCAAGCTTGGTTGAGGCGGCTCATTTGGCAAATTCGGCAGCCGGCGTTGTCGTCGGGAAATTCGGAGCCGCGACGGTTTCGCCTGATGAGCTACGTACGGCGGCAAAGCTGGATCAAGGCATCCCGCTCCTTACCGTTTAAACTCGCTATAAATGTCTAATAAAACTTATTTAGTCACTGGAGCGGCTGGGTTCATCGGCCAGCGAGTTGCAGCTCAGCTATTGGCTCGGGGTGACAGGGTAATCGGTGTCGATAATCTGAATGATTATTATGACGTCCGCATCAAGGAATACCGGCGCGACCAGTTGATCGATTCTGAAAACTACATTTTCCGTCAATTGGATATTGAGGACGCTTCTTCGGTGAATGCGCTTTTCAGTGAATTCGACTTTGAGGTAGTATTCAATATGGCAGCTCGCGCTGGGGTTCGCTACAGCATGGAAAATCCGCACGTATATCTAAGCACAAATGCGGTGGGCACCCTGAACCTTCTCGAAGGCATGCGCACTAACGATGTGAAGAAGGTGGTGCTCGCATCGACGTCC
The genomic region above belongs to Cerasicoccus sp. TK19100 and contains:
- a CDS encoding MFS transporter, with the protein product MSKSNTPPLQPDPGSPQPERTVQEYIDERPIWADGTTTPTTPMTVMQWRIWMLATAGKFFEGMVVFMTGVALPLVTEEFALNASDTGFVTAATLAGILVGASALGGLSDLWGRKRMFILEMIIFTVFLTALCFAPNFIVLVICLFGVGIALGCDYPTAHLVISESIPTVMRGRLVLSAFAFQAVGALAGTLIGLVLLMKDPDVGAWRWMYATAIFPAILVIIGRFYVTDSIHWLVSKGRMEDAEYETHRLLKRHPQYPKHVRLKSPHDDSKPKPKSNYFSLFNKDNRKATILASLPWFLQDLGTYGIGIFTPTILAAMIGARTQENTIKDIIHNDMLASKGSAIMDLLFVFGIIFAILLVDKVGRIKLQIVGFVGCAVGLLLAALSMNPDGSNNMLLLFVGFMLFFFMTNLGPNAMTYLLAGEVFPTHVRGMGAGFAASFAKIGAVLTAFLFPILLAHIGTTMLLYALVVTSLIGAVVTFVFAIETKGLSLESIGQKQTDEEIDREREADADLV
- a CDS encoding UDP-glucose 6-dehydrogenase, with protein sequence MNICCIGAGYVGGPTMAMIALKCPEHRVTVVDINEKRIAAWNSDELPVYEPGLDDVVREARGRNLFFSTSVNEAIADADMIFISVNTPTKTYGVGAGKAADLKFIEKCARQIADVAKGNIIVVEKSTLPVRTAESIRRILEGCGGDFTFQVLSNPEFLAEGTAMKDLNEPDRVLIGGEQTPEGEQAAQTLVDVYAHWVPRERILTTNVWSSELSKLTANAFLAQRVSSINAISALCEATEANVDEVARAIGTDSRIGPKFLKSSVGFGGSCFQKDILNLVYLCQHFGLPEVANYWEQVIVMNDYQKSRFVRRLVRTLFNTVSDKKIAILGFAFKKDTNDTRESPAIYVCRDLLEEQANVHIYDPKVKATQIFADLAQAQTHSDGSDNTDVVVEEDAYAACQSAHAVAILTEWDQFKELDWQRIYDNMLKPAFVFDGRNVLDVDALRKIGFEVSGIGRV
- the glmS gene encoding glutamine--fructose-6-phosphate transaminase (isomerizing), which encodes MCGIVGYIGKQKASAILIEGLKRLEYRGYDSAGVAVINGDGIEVMKKTGRVENVAALVNKRNSSSNIGISHTRWATHGGVTDANAHPHLSCDGRISIVHNGVIENHEALRRFLKQEGMTFSSETDTEVLVNLIAYHYSRETLEGEGIARLIAAVRHSLRLVEGTYGIAVLSPDLPGDIVGARKGSPLCLGIGNGENLLASDVSAFVGRTQNVVYLDDGQICHLTADEFSITTISENEEAIDPVINQIDWKIEQAELGAFSHYMEKEIFEQPTALENAMRGRFSDDESTSKFGGLNIDAREFRHVDRIVFLACGTAWHACLVAEYLIEKYARIPVEVEYASEFRYRNAPLDKNTLVFVISQSGETLDTLEALREAKRKGYRVLGITNGVGSTIARETDGGVYQHSGPEIGVASTKAFTSQVLIAGMLALHLGRMRDLSFSDGREMVKAFRSVPGLVSQVLGQAEKIKEIAAQYTNYDDFLFLGRQSMFPIALEGALKLKEISYIHAEGYPAAEMKHGPIALISEDCPSVVLSPHGDTFSKVLSNIQETRARKGKVIAITSAGKDFPQDGADEVIHIPQAHDCIMPILATIPMQLLAYYIAVNRGCDVDKPRNLAKSVTVE
- the rfaD gene encoding ADP-glyceromanno-heptose 6-epimerase; its protein translation is MAKPKILVTGGAGFIGSALVWALNERGRDDVLVVDYLGQDEKWKNLVPLKFADYLEADDLLELLEDDYLSEIETVLHLGACSATTERDARYLIHNNFEYTKELALWSLANDARFVYASSAATYGDGAHGMDDQLENLHSLRPLNMYGYSKHMFDCFAQREGFLDQIVGLKYFNVFGPNEDHKGDMRSVVHKAFGQISETGGVKLFKSYHPDYEDGGQMRDFLYVKDAVTMTLHLAETKAVGGLFNLGSGQANTWVSLVTPIFEALNLPVNIEFIEMPEQLRGKYQYFTQADTAKLQGSGFGGCQFSLPEAVKDYVANYLAPDKRLGD
- a CDS encoding GbsR/MarR family transcriptional regulator, with protein sequence MDEWELSVIETFVHAAQLIGVPKSVGQIYGVLYCREEPLTMDSIMALLGISKGSASMGLKTLRQIGAVKTVFMIGDRRDYYTPELRLRKLVSGFISDQVQPHLDSGVERLNHMDSLLREIPEDRRSFAENRIQSLRSWHNKMTTILPIVRKLL
- the gmhA gene encoding D-sedoheptulose 7-phosphate isomerase, which gives rise to MSDRTLAQINELVDVVIATRELTPLINDSGACLINALRSGKKILTCGNGGSATDALHLAEEFVGRYKGDRISLPAICLSADVSVLTCIANDYGFDAVFSRAVEGLGQPGDILVGISTSGNSANILAAFSAARAKGMKTILLSGKDGGKALGQCDFELIAPSNTTARIQEIHTLILHCWLEMVEAETWN
- a CDS encoding bifunctional heptose 7-phosphate kinase/heptose 1-phosphate adenyltransferase, with amino-acid sequence MDLDAIIDKLATVKVLVVGDVMLDHYIWGDATRISPEAPVPVVNVFNDSWSAGGAANVAMNLTSLKASASLAGVYAEDEAGDQLRTIFTQAGVDFSSMHLTASAPTIRKTRVVVQKQQICRIDRESAPAEYAFPGGEKLKQAFSGAHAVILSDYAKGVVTDELLDEVVAICKDSGAALSVDPKPRRRLNYQGAALMTPNRSEALELAEISVGLHDTFPTEAVCQAIYERYQPHRLVVTLGADGMILVEEGKILGRLPTRAQEVFDVSGAGDTVIAVLTASLATGASLVEAAHLANSAAGVVVGKFGAATVSPDELRTAAKLDQGIPLLTV